From one Bacteroides intestinalis DSM 17393 genomic stretch:
- a CDS encoding flavin reductase family protein has product MRKNYGAKPFSYPQPVFIIAAYDENGLPNAMNAAWGGISEMKEISICISEGHKTTANILKRKAFTVSMAEVGQVVACDYVGIVSGNKVTDKFARAGFHATRSEFVDAPLIDELSVAMECKLKDYNPETCILRGEIVNVSVDERVLDENGKVDASKVAPIIFDPFNNDYLKVGEKVGKAFSDGKALK; this is encoded by the coding sequence ATGAGAAAGAATTACGGAGCAAAACCCTTTTCCTATCCGCAGCCGGTGTTTATCATCGCTGCTTATGATGAAAATGGACTCCCCAACGCTATGAATGCGGCTTGGGGTGGTATCAGTGAAATGAAAGAGATCAGTATTTGCATCAGCGAAGGACACAAGACCACTGCGAATATCCTGAAGCGCAAAGCATTTACAGTAAGTATGGCGGAAGTGGGGCAGGTTGTTGCATGCGATTATGTAGGTATCGTTTCCGGCAATAAGGTAACGGATAAATTCGCCCGTGCAGGCTTCCATGCCACCCGTTCGGAGTTCGTGGACGCTCCGTTGATTGACGAACTGTCCGTAGCGATGGAGTGCAAACTGAAAGATTATAATCCCGAAACCTGCATCTTGCGTGGAGAGATCGTAAATGTGAGTGTAGACGAGCGTGTACTTGATGAAAACGGGAAAGTAGATGCTTCCAAAGTAGCTCCTATCATCTTCGATCCGTTCAACAATGATTATCTGAAGGTGGGCGAAAAGGTGGGTAAGGCTTTTTCGGATGGTAAGGCATTGAAATGA
- a CDS encoding GNAT family N-acetyltransferase: MIDTDEIVLKPLLGEDILWFDRWLRKDYIYKWLCPDGEEQKEAWLDEVNNRDGKYDFMKHFIVYYKDKKIGYCLYADCFFLKDLEEEGHDFESLYGDISEKNHTYEIGYLIGEEEYLNRGIGKMIIRKLEEKIIELGGREIAADPSEENVASIKVLLSNGFKKKSDGDYRKII; the protein is encoded by the coding sequence ATGATTGATACAGACGAAATAGTATTAAAGCCTCTGCTTGGCGAAGATATATTGTGGTTTGATAGATGGTTGAGAAAAGATTATATTTACAAATGGCTATGTCCGGATGGGGAAGAACAGAAGGAGGCTTGGTTGGACGAAGTCAATAATAGAGATGGTAAATATGACTTTATGAAACATTTTATTGTTTACTATAAGGATAAGAAGATCGGATATTGTCTTTATGCTGATTGCTTTTTCTTGAAAGACTTGGAGGAAGAAGGGCACGACTTTGAGAGTTTGTATGGAGACATATCTGAAAAGAATCATACGTACGAGATCGGATATTTGATTGGCGAAGAAGAGTATCTGAATAGAGGTATTGGTAAAATGATTATCAGGAAGTTGGAAGAAAAGATCATTGAATTGGGAGGACGTGAAATAGCGGCGGACCCTTCCGAAGAAAATGTGGCTTCAATAAAGGTGCTGCTAAGCAATGGGTTTAAGAAGAAAAGTGATGGGGATTACAGAAAAATAATTTAG
- a CDS encoding 6-bladed beta-propeller encodes MRHSCISFLSISLFLLTACSGEKGSHDQVSTVSIDKGVEHFDADYTSAQYQSLFKNPKTIRLETNDKCLLSANAYLLNVTPKYIVIGDKTSFYFFNAENGSFLSVMDRKGNGPEEYADIFSRFFDEEKELIYVATPNKTKLYKPDGTFVSEYPKDSISNFIGVSNGYWGTYKREYQKSHLVAFFDKDWNMKQSFFPFDVESVTGFSGGYIVPRFRDGNDQVCIVINDTLYASRKEKLIPAVAINQGKLKMPTDLNGDLERMLTEGKYCIKAENALLVNDLLFYDFFWNESRHYTLWDTNSGELLTHSEKGYVMPYNEKAIVNTPVSLIRNNKAYTLLSIDKLAQYGLANEEDDSNPTLLCVDLGN; translated from the coding sequence ATGCGACACTCTTGTATTTCCTTTCTCAGCATCTCTCTTTTTCTTCTCACGGCTTGTTCCGGAGAAAAAGGTTCACATGATCAGGTTTCTACAGTCAGTATTGATAAAGGCGTCGAACACTTTGATGCGGACTACACTTCGGCACAATATCAATCTCTTTTCAAAAATCCGAAAACGATCCGGTTGGAAACGAATGATAAATGCCTGTTGAGTGCTAATGCGTACCTGCTTAATGTGACTCCAAAGTACATAGTTATCGGAGATAAGACGAGTTTTTATTTCTTTAATGCCGAAAACGGTTCTTTTCTTTCTGTGATGGACAGGAAAGGAAATGGACCTGAAGAATATGCCGACATCTTTTCCCGCTTTTTTGATGAAGAAAAAGAGTTGATTTATGTTGCTACTCCTAATAAGACTAAATTATATAAGCCGGACGGGACTTTCGTCAGCGAATACCCCAAAGATAGTATATCCAACTTTATTGGTGTATCCAACGGATATTGGGGAACCTACAAAAGAGAATATCAGAAATCGCACTTAGTAGCCTTCTTTGATAAGGACTGGAACATGAAACAATCTTTCTTTCCTTTCGATGTTGAATCGGTGACGGGCTTTTCGGGTGGCTACATCGTGCCCAGATTCAGAGACGGAAACGACCAAGTGTGTATTGTGATTAATGATACGCTGTATGCCAGCAGAAAGGAAAAACTCATTCCCGCTGTGGCCATCAATCAGGGCAAACTAAAGATGCCGACAGATTTGAATGGCGATCTTGAACGTATGCTTACGGAAGGGAAGTATTGCATCAAAGCGGAAAATGCTTTATTGGTGAATGACCTGTTGTTTTATGATTTCTTCTGGAATGAGAGCAGGCATTATACACTATGGGATACAAATAGCGGGGAATTGTTGACTCATTCGGAAAAAGGATATGTCATGCCTTATAATGAGAAAGCAATTGTAAATACTCCCGTTTCCCTTATCCGGAACAACAAGGCATATACATTGCTTTCTATTGATAAATTGGCTCAATATGGTTTAGCTAATGAGGAGGATGACTCAAATCCTACATTGCTCTGTGTGGATTTAGGAAACTGA
- a CDS encoding DUF4476 domain-containing protein, whose amino-acid sequence MKTIKLTLALLAFMIGINSCASIIGSSKDIMMSVQKGMTQKEVSSILGKPQYRRFDQETEQWEYVKLVAGGNLSTVTTSIVIDFVNGRVVGMNSFNTAPHPPVAVYPAIEVGDGTASSRPHVSGGRGMNERDFQSLYNKVKSKPFKDDQLELLEAGIGNRGLSCKQCVRMMSIYRFDDDKLEVLKIIAPNISDRENYDEIINALDFISSEEKARSILGIKK is encoded by the coding sequence ATGAAAACAATAAAACTGACATTAGCACTACTGGCATTTATGATTGGCATAAATAGCTGCGCCAGCATTATCGGATCGAGTAAAGACATCATGATGAGTGTCCAAAAAGGGATGACCCAAAAAGAAGTTTCTTCCATACTTGGAAAACCACAATATCGCCGTTTTGACCAAGAAACAGAGCAGTGGGAGTATGTGAAACTTGTTGCCGGTGGCAATTTATCTACTGTGACTACATCGATTGTCATAGATTTCGTAAACGGGCGTGTTGTAGGGATGAATTCTTTTAACACAGCTCCTCATCCGCCTGTTGCTGTATATCCTGCTATTGAAGTAGGTGATGGAACTGCTTCCTCCCGTCCGCACGTTAGTGGTGGAAGAGGGATGAATGAGAGGGATTTCCAGTCGCTTTACAACAAAGTGAAGAGCAAACCTTTCAAGGACGACCAACTGGAATTATTGGAAGCCGGAATCGGTAACAGAGGATTGAGTTGCAAACAGTGTGTGCGGATGATGTCGATATATCGGTTTGATGACGACAAACTGGAAGTTCTGAAAATTATAGCTCCGAATATCTCCGACCGGGAGAATTATGACGAGATAATCAATGCACTCGATTTTATCTCCAGTGAAGAGAAAGCAAGAAGTATTTTGGGAATAAAGAAGTAA
- the fabD gene encoding ACP S-malonyltransferase, which produces MKAFVFPGQGAQFVGMGKDLYENSALAKELFEKANDILGYRITDIMFNGTDEDLRQTKVTQPAVFLHSVISALCMGDDFKPEMTAGHSLGEFSALVAASALSFEDGLKLVYARAMAMQKACEIQPSTMAAIIALSDEKVEEICEQVTAEGEVCVAANYNCPGQIVISGSIEGINKACELMKAAGAKRALPLKVGGAFHSPLMNPAKVELEAAINATEIHAPKCPVYQNVDALPHTDPEEIKKNLVAQLTASVRWTQTVKNMVTDGATDFTECGPGAVLQGLIKKIAPEVSAHGIA; this is translated from the coding sequence ATGAAAGCATTTGTATTTCCGGGTCAAGGTGCCCAATTCGTAGGAATGGGAAAAGACTTGTATGAAAACTCCGCTTTAGCAAAAGAATTGTTTGAAAAAGCCAATGATATCCTAGGATATCGCATTACGGATATTATGTTCAACGGTACGGACGAAGACCTGCGTCAGACGAAGGTTACTCAGCCTGCCGTATTCCTTCACTCCGTTATCTCCGCACTTTGTATGGGTGATGATTTTAAACCTGAGATGACTGCCGGTCACTCATTGGGTGAATTCTCTGCTCTGGTTGCTGCCAGTGCATTGAGTTTCGAAGATGGATTGAAGCTGGTTTATGCCCGTGCTATGGCTATGCAGAAAGCTTGCGAGATACAGCCCTCTACAATGGCGGCTATCATTGCCCTCTCCGATGAAAAAGTAGAAGAAATCTGCGAGCAAGTAACCGCTGAAGGTGAAGTTTGCGTTGCAGCCAACTATAACTGTCCGGGACAGATCGTAATTTCCGGTTCTATCGAAGGCATCAACAAGGCATGCGAACTGATGAAAGCTGCCGGAGCAAAACGTGCTTTGCCTTTGAAGGTAGGCGGCGCTTTCCACTCTCCGCTGATGAATCCTGCAAAAGTTGAATTGGAAGCAGCCATCAACGCTACTGAAATCCACGCTCCCAAATGTCCGGTTTATCAGAATGTAGATGCATTGCCTCATACTGATCCGGAAGAAATCAAGAAGAATCTCGTTGCTCAGCTGACAGCTTCTGTACGCTGGACGCAGACTGTTAAGAATATGGTTACTGATGGTGCTACCGACTTCACAGAATGTGGCCCGGGTGCTGTACTGCAAGGTCTGATCAAGAAGATTGCACCGGAGGTATCTGCTCACGGTATTGCATAA
- a CDS encoding type II toxin-antitoxin system HicA family toxin: protein MGTKEKLIERFKSLPANFTFEEMERLLSIFGYEKSNKGKTSGLRVIFKNGDKRPIMIHKPHPGNLIKGYAMKQVLNDLMDAGFIK, encoded by the coding sequence ATGGGAACAAAAGAAAAACTTATCGAACGTTTCAAGTCGTTACCAGCAAATTTTACATTTGAAGAAATGGAACGCTTGTTGTCGATATTTGGTTATGAAAAATCGAATAAAGGTAAAACTTCCGGTTTGAGAGTTATCTTTAAGAATGGAGACAAACGCCCTATAATGATTCACAAACCTCATCCCGGCAACCTTATCAAAGGGTATGCAATGAAACAAGTATTAAATGATTTGATGGATGCAGGTTTTATAAAATGA
- a CDS encoding type II toxin-antitoxin system HicB family antitoxin → MNTLRYKGFIGSVNFSEEDSVFFGKIEGINGMVNFEGQSVQELTEAFHGAVDDYLAYCEEEGVQPHKSYSGSLNVRLTPEIHSHIAMLAQRAGISINAFIKQALEKQITAML, encoded by the coding sequence ATGAATACATTAAGGTACAAAGGTTTCATTGGGTCTGTCAACTTCAGTGAAGAAGACAGCGTTTTTTTCGGTAAAATAGAAGGAATAAATGGAATGGTTAATTTCGAAGGACAGAGTGTTCAAGAACTGACAGAAGCATTTCATGGAGCAGTCGATGATTATCTGGCTTATTGTGAAGAAGAAGGGGTACAACCGCACAAAAGCTATTCAGGATCATTAAATGTTCGTCTGACTCCTGAGATACATAGCCATATCGCAATGCTGGCACAGCGTGCAGGTATCTCTATCAATGCTTTCATCAAACAAGCACTGGAGAAGCAAATTACAGCTATGTTATAG
- a CDS encoding xylulokinase encodes MYLLGYDIGSSSVKASLVNAETGKCVSSAFFPKTEAAIIAVKPGWAEQNPESWWENLKLATQAVMNESGANAGEIKAIGISYQMHGLVCVDKDQNVLRPSIIWCDSRAVPYGQKAFETLGEGKCLSHLLNSPGNFTASKLAWIKENEPAIYERIYKIMLPGDYIAMKLSGEICTTVSGLSEGMFWDFKNNRVADFLMDYYGFDNSLIADIKPTFSEQGRVNAAAAKELGLKEGTPITYRAGDQPNNALSLNVFNPGEIASTAGTSGVVYGVNGEVNYDPKSRVNTFAHVNHTDEQTRLGVLLCINGTGILNSWVKRTIAPEGISYNEMNVLASQAPIGSAGISILPFGNGAERMLENKEINCSIRGLNFNLHSKQHIVRAAQEGIVFSFKYGIDIMEGMGIPVQKIHAGHANMFLSSIFRDTLAGVTGAVIELYDTDGSVGAAKGAGIGAGIYKDNNEAFATLEKLDVIEPNQAKRQEYADAYARWKHRLEKSMAK; translated from the coding sequence ATGTATTTATTAGGCTATGACATTGGAAGCTCGTCCGTAAAAGCGAGCCTGGTAAACGCCGAAACCGGCAAATGTGTATCTTCTGCTTTCTTCCCGAAGACAGAAGCGGCAATCATTGCAGTTAAACCGGGTTGGGCGGAACAAAATCCCGAAAGTTGGTGGGAAAATCTAAAGCTTGCCACACAGGCTGTCATGAATGAATCGGGTGCAAACGCAGGTGAAATCAAGGCAATCGGTATCTCTTATCAGATGCATGGATTGGTATGTGTGGACAAAGACCAGAATGTGCTGCGTCCTTCCATAATCTGGTGTGACTCGCGTGCTGTGCCTTACGGACAGAAAGCTTTCGAAACGCTGGGAGAAGGGAAATGTCTCTCACATCTGTTGAACTCTCCGGGTAACTTCACTGCCTCTAAACTGGCATGGATAAAGGAAAACGAACCGGCCATCTACGAACGGATTTATAAGATTATGTTGCCGGGTGATTACATCGCCATGAAGTTGAGCGGTGAAATCTGTACCACTGTTTCCGGACTTTCGGAAGGTATGTTCTGGGATTTCAAAAACAATCGTGTAGCCGACTTCCTGATGGATTATTATGGTTTCGATAACTCTCTGATTGCGGACATCAAACCCACATTCTCCGAACAAGGCCGTGTGAATGCTGCCGCAGCAAAAGAATTGGGATTAAAGGAAGGTACACCGATCACATATCGTGCAGGTGACCAACCGAATAACGCTCTTTCACTGAATGTATTCAATCCGGGAGAAATCGCCTCTACGGCAGGCACTTCAGGCGTTGTATATGGTGTGAACGGTGAAGTGAACTATGATCCGAAATCACGCGTAAATACATTCGCTCACGTAAACCATACGGACGAACAAACCCGTCTGGGTGTGTTGCTTTGCATCAATGGTACGGGTATTCTTAATTCTTGGGTGAAACGTACGATTGCTCCCGAAGGCATCTCTTACAATGAAATGAATGTATTGGCATCACAAGCTCCTATCGGCAGTGCAGGTATCAGTATTCTGCCCTTTGGTAACGGTGCGGAACGCATGCTCGAAAATAAAGAGATCAACTGCTCTATCCGTGGCTTGAACTTCAATCTGCATAGCAAACAACACATTGTGCGTGCAGCTCAGGAAGGCATTGTATTCTCATTCAAGTATGGTATAGATATTATGGAAGGTATGGGTATCCCTGTACAGAAAATCCATGCAGGTCATGCAAATATGTTCCTTAGCTCCATCTTCCGCGATACGCTGGCAGGTGTGACGGGAGCTGTAATCGAACTGTACGATACAGATGGTTCGGTAGGTGCAGCCAAGGGAGCGGGTATCGGCGCAGGTATCTATAAAGATAATAACGAGGCATTCGCAACACTGGAAAAACTGGATGTTATCGAGCCTAATCAGGCTAAGCGCCAGGAATATGCAGATGCATATGCACGCTGGAAACATCGTTTGGAAAAATCAATGGCAAAATAA
- a CDS encoding DNA-3-methyladenine glycosylase I — translation MQDFVNGRCGWCGTDELYVKYHDQEWGNLVTDDKTLFEFLVLESAQAGLSWITILKKREGYRKAFCDFDAEQVAQMTDEDVERLMHFDGIVKNRLKIKSTITNARLFLAIQKEFGSFYEYTLSFFPDRKPIINTFQSLSEIPVSSPESDAMSKDMKKRGFKFFGSTICYAHLQAAGFVNDHLADCICRKG, via the coding sequence ATGCAAGATTTTGTAAACGGACGCTGTGGTTGGTGCGGAACTGACGAACTGTATGTGAAATACCATGATCAAGAGTGGGGAAATTTAGTGACCGACGACAAGACACTGTTTGAGTTTCTTGTGCTGGAGAGCGCCCAGGCCGGATTAAGTTGGATAACCATCCTCAAAAAACGTGAGGGATATCGCAAAGCCTTTTGTGATTTCGATGCCGAACAAGTAGCACAAATGACCGATGAAGATGTCGAGCGGCTGATGCATTTTGATGGTATCGTGAAGAATCGTCTGAAAATCAAATCTACCATCACAAATGCAAGGCTATTCCTCGCCATACAAAAGGAGTTCGGCAGTTTCTATGAATATACACTGTCGTTCTTTCCTGATAGAAAACCGATTATCAATACCTTTCAATCCTTGAGTGAGATTCCGGTATCATCTCCCGAATCTGATGCCATGAGCAAGGATATGAAAAAACGAGGATTCAAGTTCTTCGGATCTACGATCTGCTACGCCCATTTGCAGGCTGCGGGATTCGTCAACGATCATCTGGCGGACTGTATCTGTCGAAAAGGATAA
- a CDS encoding sugar O-acetyltransferase, giving the protein MKTELEKCLAGELFNGGDKVLADMTLNAKRLLKQLNETDYADTEQRKRIFHDLFGKMGEHVHIDIDFHCEYGKHIFIGDQVIINMNCTFVDNNIIEIGDNVLIASNVQIYTATHSTKLQERVVADWEAGEGICKTYALPVRINDGAWIGGGAIILPGVTIGKNSVIGAGSIVTRSIPDNCVAVGNPCRVIKQIDNEVV; this is encoded by the coding sequence ATGAAAACAGAATTGGAAAAGTGCTTAGCCGGAGAGCTGTTTAACGGTGGTGACAAAGTATTGGCAGATATGACGCTGAATGCTAAAAGATTATTGAAACAGCTAAATGAAACGGATTATGCCGACACGGAACAGAGAAAGCGAATCTTTCATGATTTGTTTGGCAAAATGGGAGAACATGTCCATATTGATATTGATTTCCATTGTGAATACGGGAAGCATATTTTCATCGGTGATCAGGTTATCATCAATATGAACTGTACGTTTGTAGACAATAACATCATTGAGATAGGCGACAATGTGTTGATAGCGTCCAATGTACAGATATACACCGCCACCCACTCTACCAAATTGCAAGAAAGAGTCGTAGCGGATTGGGAAGCAGGAGAAGGTATTTGCAAAACCTATGCACTCCCCGTAAGAATAAATGATGGAGCGTGGATTGGTGGTGGTGCGATAATCCTACCAGGAGTGACAATTGGAAAAAACAGTGTCATAGGTGCCGGCAGTATAGTAACTCGCTCTATTCCTGACAACTGTGTAGCCGTAGGAAATCCTTGCAGGGTGATTAAACAAATTGATAATGAAGTAGTTTAA
- a CDS encoding nitroreductase family protein: MNLDEVLHYRRSVRAYDRTKLIDPERIKHCLELATLAPNSSDMQLWEFYHITQPELLAKVSRACLDQKATSTASQIVVFVVRRDWYRKHARFVLDFERENIRRYSPKERQAKRIKDRELYYGKLMPFVYARFFGILGLFRKLLVNIISIFRPMMLEVSENDMRVTAHKSCALAAQTFMIAMANEGYDTCPLEGLDSRRLKRILKLPHGAEINMVIPCEIRDGNKGIWGERCRVPFDEVYRRI; encoded by the coding sequence ATGAATTTAGACGAAGTCCTCCATTATCGTCGCTCTGTGCGAGCGTATGACAGAACAAAACTGATAGATCCGGAACGAATAAAACATTGTCTGGAATTGGCAACATTAGCTCCCAACAGCTCGGATATGCAGTTGTGGGAGTTCTATCATATCACTCAGCCCGAATTACTGGCAAAGGTTTCAAGAGCTTGTCTCGATCAGAAAGCCACTTCTACAGCTTCACAAATAGTCGTTTTCGTGGTGCGGCGTGATTGGTACAGGAAACATGCGCGGTTTGTACTTGACTTCGAGCGGGAGAATATCCGGCGTTACAGTCCGAAAGAACGTCAGGCCAAACGCATCAAAGACCGGGAATTATACTATGGCAAATTGATGCCGTTTGTTTATGCCCGTTTCTTTGGAATTTTGGGATTATTCAGAAAACTACTGGTTAATATCATCAGCATTTTCCGCCCGATGATGCTCGAAGTCTCCGAAAATGATATGCGCGTGACTGCCCATAAATCTTGTGCACTCGCTGCCCAAACGTTTATGATTGCTATGGCAAACGAAGGGTATGACACTTGTCCTCTGGAAGGTTTAGATAGCCGTCGGCTAAAAAGGATACTGAAATTGCCTCATGGTGCTGAAATAAATATGGTTATCCCCTGTGAAATACGGGACGGAAATAAAGGAATCTGGGGAGAACGGTGCAGAGTACCATTTGATGAAGTTTATCGTAGAATTTAA
- a CDS encoding RNA polymerase sigma factor — protein MLGRIEDAEDAKQDILIKVITSLSSYKGKSLFSTWVYKIAVNHLINEKNKDFANHPLSFEIFGSDIDRYVASSVDQTNLAEKKIFSEELKLSCTNVLLQCLNPFDRLIFILGTMFDVDSRLGSEITGLSADNFRQRLSRSRKVMSSFLSEYCEHAGGKKCNCMNRVNYALSQHRIDPALPYSSSLVPERISTSKSAMENIDAATALYSNLLRHSSKQQAKEYLFNLLKTDDFSSLTK, from the coding sequence ATGCTCGGGCGGATTGAAGATGCCGAAGACGCAAAGCAAGACATTCTGATAAAGGTCATCACAAGCCTTTCTTCTTATAAAGGAAAAAGTTTATTTTCGACATGGGTGTATAAAATAGCCGTAAACCATTTAATCAATGAGAAGAATAAAGACTTCGCAAATCATCCTTTGTCTTTTGAAATCTTCGGGAGTGATATAGACAGATATGTCGCCTCTTCAGTTGACCAAACGAATCTGGCTGAGAAAAAGATTTTCTCGGAAGAGCTGAAACTGTCATGCACCAACGTTTTGCTTCAATGCTTAAATCCATTTGACAGGTTAATCTTCATTCTGGGAACCATGTTTGATGTAGACAGCCGGCTGGGAAGTGAGATTACAGGATTGTCGGCTGACAACTTCAGGCAACGGCTGTCACGCTCCAGAAAAGTAATGAGTTCTTTCCTGTCAGAATATTGCGAGCACGCAGGAGGCAAGAAATGTAACTGTATGAACCGGGTAAATTATGCCCTCAGCCAACATCGTATCGATCCTGCCCTGCCTTACTCATCATCATTGGTACCGGAGAGAATCTCCACATCGAAGTCTGCCATGGAAAACATTGATGCCGCGACAGCTCTGTATTCAAACTTACTCAGACACTCTTCTAAACAGCAAGCCAAAGAATATCTTTTCAATCTGCTTAAAACAGATGATTTTTCATCACTAACTAAATAA
- a CDS encoding DUF4248 domain-containing protein yields MAKLILSFSELAGMYFPGCSTPKNAVRSLQRSIKRCTNLATALVETGYQPYNHRWLSPKQYGLIIENLGDPFPE; encoded by the coding sequence ATGGCAAAACTGATTCTTTCTTTCTCCGAATTGGCCGGTATGTATTTCCCCGGTTGTTCCACTCCGAAAAATGCAGTAAGATCTTTACAACGAAGCATTAAAAGGTGTACAAATCTGGCGACTGCTTTAGTTGAAACGGGCTATCAGCCTTATAATCATCGTTGGCTCTCTCCCAAGCAATACGGGCTGATAATAGAGAATCTGGGTGATCCATTCCCGGAATAA
- a CDS encoding WG repeat-containing protein, which yields MSFIYDDARYFNKDGKAKVKLNGETFFIDVKGNWVE from the coding sequence ATTTCTTTTATATATGATGACGCCCGCTATTTTAATAAAGATGGCAAAGCAAAGGTGAAGCTGAACGGTGAAACGTTCTTTATTGATGTGAAAGGAAATTGGGTTGAATAA
- a CDS encoding NUDIX hydrolase has translation MQNMEHKTPLANNHISVDCVVIGFDGEQLKVLLIKRVGEEQGEIFHDMKLPGSLIYMDEDLDEAAQRVLNELTGLKNVNLMQFKAFGSKNRTKDPKDIHWLERAMQSRVERIVTIAYLSLVKIDRALSRNLADFEAYWVALQDIKALAFDHNLIIKEALVYIRQYVEINPSALFDLLPRKFTASQLRTLYELIYGKPIDVRNFHKKIAMMEYVVPLEEKQQGVAHRAARYYRFDKKIYNKVRR, from the coding sequence ATGCAAAACATGGAACATAAAACCCCATTAGCGAACAATCATATATCAGTAGACTGTGTAGTGATTGGCTTTGACGGAGAACAATTAAAAGTTCTGTTGATAAAACGTGTAGGTGAGGAGCAAGGTGAAATTTTCCACGATATGAAGCTTCCCGGAAGTCTGATCTATATGGATGAAGATTTGGACGAAGCTGCCCAGCGTGTGTTGAACGAACTGACAGGTTTGAAGAACGTCAATCTGATGCAATTCAAGGCATTCGGTTCTAAGAATAGGACAAAAGACCCGAAAGACATTCATTGGCTGGAACGCGCCATGCAATCAAGAGTGGAACGTATCGTTACGATTGCTTACCTGTCACTGGTGAAGATAGATCGGGCACTGAGTCGAAATCTGGCTGATTTCGAAGCATATTGGGTGGCATTGCAAGATATTAAGGCATTGGCTTTCGACCATAATCTGATTATTAAAGAAGCACTGGTGTATATCCGCCAGTATGTGGAAATTAATCCGTCAGCCTTGTTTGATCTGCTTCCCCGTAAGTTTACAGCATCACAACTGCGTACTTTATATGAATTGATATATGGCAAACCTATTGATGTACGGAACTTCCACAAGAAAATAGCGATGATGGAATACGTTGTTCCATTGGAGGAAAAACAACAGGGAGTTGCCCACCGTGCCGCACGCTATTATCGATTCGATAAGAAGATATATAATAAGGTAAGAAGATAA
- a CDS encoding flavodoxin, whose amino-acid sequence MKRLTFFMVAIMALCLTAIAQKQSSKTLVAYFSATGTTEKAAKVVAEVTSGTLYEIQPAKKYTSADLDWHDKSSRSSVEMADAKSRPALSSKAENLADYDTIYIGFPIWWNLAPRIINTFIESGDFSGKTVILFATSGGSSISNSEKELQKTYSNLKWQKGKLLNGATKEDIKQWTQK is encoded by the coding sequence ATGAAAAGACTTACATTCTTTATGGTAGCGATTATGGCGTTATGTTTGACCGCAATCGCACAGAAACAAAGTTCTAAGACATTGGTTGCCTATTTCTCGGCAACGGGAACAACAGAAAAAGCAGCCAAGGTCGTTGCTGAAGTCACAAGTGGTACTCTCTACGAAATACAGCCTGCGAAGAAGTACACCTCTGCTGATCTGGATTGGCACGACAAGTCCTCACGCAGCAGTGTGGAGATGGCGGATGCTAAATCACGTCCTGCCTTAAGCTCCAAAGCGGAAAACCTGGCGGACTATGATACTATTTATATTGGTTTTCCCATCTGGTGGAATTTAGCTCCGAGAATCATTAATACTTTTATAGAAAGTGGTGATTTTTCAGGTAAGACAGTGATTCTGTTTGCCACGTCGGGCGGAAGCAGTATCTCCAATTCCGAAAAGGAATTGCAGAAAACTTATTCCAATTTGAAGTGGCAGAAAGGCAAACTGCTGAACGGTGCAACCAAAGAAGACATTAAACAATGGACTCAAAAATAA